Proteins encoded in a region of the Moritella marina ATCC 15381 genome:
- the yciH gene encoding stress response translation initiation inhibitor YciH — MSINMHFDDNIRMVFSTETGRIKEEKQVEVAPEGDGIVRIRRETKGRKGKGATTISGIDLPEKDLKALAKELKKKSGVGGSVKDFIIEIQGDQRDMAKAFLEKKGYTVKLAGG; from the coding sequence ATGAGTATCAATATGCATTTTGATGACAATATCCGCATGGTTTTCTCGACTGAAACTGGCCGTATTAAAGAAGAAAAACAAGTTGAAGTGGCACCTGAAGGTGACGGTATCGTGCGTATTCGCCGTGAAACAAAAGGTCGTAAAGGCAAAGGCGCGACGACAATTAGTGGCATCGATTTACCTGAAAAAGATTTAAAAGCACTGGCGAAAGAATTGAAAAAGAAGAGTGGCGTAGGCGGCAGCGTTAAGGACTTCATCATCGAAATACAAGGTGATCAACGTGACATGGCTAAAGCATTCTTAGAAAAAAAAGGCTACACAGTAAAACTTGCAGGTGGCTAA
- the ribB gene encoding 3,4-dihydroxy-2-butanone-4-phosphate synthase, which produces MNQSLLSPFGDAITRVETALTALRLGKGVLVVDDEDRENEGDMVYAAESLTNEQMALLIREGSGIVCVCLPDERVKHLELAPMVENNSSQYGTAFTVSIEAAVGVTTGVSAADRVTTIKAAIADNAMPSDLARPGHVYPLRAQPGGVLTRRGHTEGTIDLMKLAGLKPAGVLCEVTNPDGTMARLPEIITFGETHDLPVLTIEDIVTYRNALLEQVS; this is translated from the coding sequence ATGAATCAGTCTTTACTTTCCCCTTTTGGCGACGCAATCACACGTGTTGAAACCGCACTAACTGCATTACGTTTAGGCAAAGGGGTTTTAGTTGTTGATGATGAAGACCGCGAAAATGAAGGCGATATGGTCTATGCGGCAGAGTCGCTAACCAATGAACAGATGGCATTACTGATCCGTGAAGGCAGTGGTATTGTGTGTGTTTGCTTACCAGATGAACGTGTTAAACATTTAGAGTTAGCGCCGATGGTGGAGAATAACTCGAGCCAATACGGCACTGCGTTTACAGTTAGTATTGAGGCGGCTGTCGGTGTGACAACAGGTGTATCTGCTGCAGATCGTGTTACCACGATTAAAGCAGCTATTGCTGATAACGCAATGCCAAGCGATCTTGCTCGCCCAGGACATGTTTATCCACTACGCGCACAACCCGGTGGTGTATTAACACGTCGCGGTCATACCGAAGGTACTATCGATTTAATGAAACTAGCAGGGTTAAAACCAGCAGGCGTATTATGTGAAGTCACGAACCCTGATGGTACGATGGCGCGTTTACCTGAAATCATTACCTTTGGTGAAACGCATGACTTACCGGTATTAACGATTGAAGATATCGTCACTTATCGTAATGCACTGTTAGAACAAGTAAGCTAA
- a CDS encoding ABC transporter permease — MSYWHKHSLRLLKHELKRGELTIILLAIVLAVSAVFALSGFSSRVKQALTAESSTFIAADRVLDTGSVIDPAVLAKASSLELIQAQQIQMSSMVFTDEKMALSALSAVSDTYPLRGELLVSPSLDATQAVPSNAPKSGEAWLEAKGLRQLELTLGDSIEVGVMRFKITGVITQIPDASFSVFSSGPVVFINNEDIQKTELIQPGSRLSYKYLFAGEADNIAAFEQWFKPQLSDNQRWYDIKSQNSPLARALSKADKYLSLASMLGIVLASVAVAVASRRYSQRHQSVVAVFKAMGASKRYVSKLYCLHWSLLSVLSISLGLVVGYLILNLGLYAMRDYLDTSTTGDVAYPFVVAIITGIICAFAFAITPLRELVQTSPMTLLRGRGSHAENSLLSKLMSQLPSIVAIFTLLYLFSQDAVLSAALLIGGILVALVLLVIGRLFMLVGRSAGSKAGKSWHLALANLKRRANENAVQLISFTIAIQLLLIIVVMKNGLIDDWQQQLPDNSANRFLVNITAAQVEPVNNFVDSLGIESSGLFPVVRGRLTRINDDQVTKRVSKEETKSADNGRRGVGRELNMTWRDALPYENSLMAGSWWQPEDTRALVSIESTLAEKLDVEIGDNLTFQLGSEEVLVMVSNIRKVNWQTLQPNFYMIFNQHVLADFPATYIASLYVPDDATDALQDFLTQYPTITLIDVDAIITQLRSVIGQVSIAIEFILLLVVLAGSLVLVAQVQASMEERERELAILRTLGASGRLLRNSVLFEFVALGALAGLMASIAMELGVYILQSRIFDMPGAFHFQYWLLGIGAGASFVGLIGLLSCWRLLNMSSVTLIRRTM, encoded by the coding sequence ATGAGTTATTGGCATAAACATTCTCTACGTTTATTGAAGCATGAGTTAAAGCGCGGTGAGCTGACGATTATCTTGTTGGCTATCGTATTGGCTGTCTCTGCGGTATTCGCCTTGTCGGGCTTTTCGAGTCGGGTTAAACAAGCATTAACCGCCGAGAGCAGTACCTTTATTGCTGCCGATAGGGTGTTAGATACGGGCAGCGTCATCGATCCTGCCGTATTAGCCAAAGCCAGCAGTTTAGAACTTATTCAAGCCCAGCAAATCCAAATGTCATCCATGGTTTTCACGGATGAAAAAATGGCGTTATCGGCGTTGTCTGCGGTATCGGATACTTATCCATTACGTGGTGAGTTATTGGTAAGCCCATCATTAGATGCCACGCAAGCCGTCCCGTCGAATGCCCCCAAATCAGGTGAAGCTTGGTTAGAAGCGAAAGGGTTAAGGCAATTAGAACTCACGCTGGGTGACAGTATTGAAGTTGGCGTCATGCGTTTTAAAATCACCGGGGTTATCACCCAAATACCGGATGCGTCGTTTAGTGTATTTAGTTCTGGTCCTGTGGTGTTTATTAACAACGAGGATATACAGAAAACTGAATTAATCCAACCGGGTAGCCGATTAAGTTATAAATACCTGTTCGCAGGAGAAGCCGACAATATCGCTGCTTTTGAGCAATGGTTCAAACCACAGTTAAGTGATAACCAACGTTGGTATGACATTAAATCACAGAACTCACCGTTAGCCAGAGCCCTAAGTAAAGCGGATAAATACTTATCACTCGCCAGTATGTTGGGCATTGTTTTAGCCTCTGTTGCGGTCGCTGTAGCAAGTCGTCGTTATAGTCAACGTCATCAATCCGTTGTTGCCGTGTTTAAAGCCATGGGCGCTTCTAAGCGTTACGTGTCGAAACTGTATTGCCTACATTGGTCGTTATTAAGTGTTCTCAGTATTAGTTTAGGTTTGGTGGTTGGTTATCTGATTTTAAACCTTGGTTTGTATGCCATGCGTGATTACCTTGATACCTCGACCACAGGTGATGTGGCGTATCCTTTCGTTGTCGCGATTATCACGGGCATTATCTGCGCCTTTGCGTTTGCTATTACACCATTAAGGGAGTTAGTACAGACTTCGCCTATGACGCTTTTACGTGGCCGTGGTAGTCATGCTGAAAACAGTTTGTTGAGTAAACTAATGAGTCAGCTGCCATCAATCGTTGCTATTTTTACTTTATTGTATTTATTTAGCCAAGATGCCGTACTCAGTGCGGCGTTATTAATTGGTGGAATACTGGTCGCGCTAGTGCTGCTGGTTATTGGACGTTTATTTATGCTTGTCGGGCGTTCGGCGGGTAGCAAAGCGGGTAAATCTTGGCATTTAGCGTTAGCGAATTTAAAACGTCGTGCTAATGAAAATGCGGTGCAGTTGATTAGTTTCACGATTGCCATTCAATTACTGCTTATTATCGTGGTGATGAAGAATGGTTTGATTGATGATTGGCAGCAGCAATTACCCGATAACAGCGCTAACCGCTTTTTAGTCAATATTACTGCCGCTCAAGTTGAACCGGTGAATAACTTTGTTGATTCGTTGGGCATTGAGTCTAGTGGGTTATTTCCTGTGGTACGTGGTCGTTTAACCAGAATTAATGATGATCAAGTAACCAAACGTGTTAGCAAAGAAGAGACTAAATCAGCGGATAATGGCCGCCGTGGTGTTGGCCGTGAGCTAAACATGACTTGGCGTGATGCCTTGCCTTATGAAAACAGCTTAATGGCGGGTAGTTGGTGGCAACCTGAAGATACCCGCGCATTGGTATCGATTGAATCTACCTTAGCTGAAAAGCTCGATGTTGAGATTGGTGATAACTTAACGTTCCAGCTCGGCAGTGAAGAAGTTTTGGTGATGGTCAGTAATATTCGTAAGGTGAACTGGCAAACGTTGCAACCTAACTTTTACATGATCTTTAACCAACATGTACTGGCTGATTTCCCTGCGACGTATATTGCATCATTATACGTGCCAGATGATGCAACAGATGCATTACAGGATTTCTTAACGCAGTACCCTACTATTACCTTAATTGATGTTGATGCCATTATCACTCAACTGCGCAGTGTGATAGGGCAAGTGTCTATCGCTATTGAGTTCATTTTATTGCTGGTGGTGCTCGCGGGTAGCTTAGTATTAGTCGCTCAAGTACAAGCGAGTATGGAAGAACGTGAGCGTGAACTGGCTATTTTACGCACGCTAGGTGCAAGTGGACGCTTACTGCGAAATAGTGTGTTGTTTGAATTTGTGGCTTTGGGCGCGCTGGCGGGACTGATGGCCAGTATTGCTATGGAGCTGGGCGTGTATATTTTACAAAGCCGTATTTTTGATATGCCCGGTGCATTTCACTTTCAATATTGGTTGCTAGGGATAGGTGCTGGTGCGAGTTTTGTCGGACTGATAGGTTTGCTAAGCTGTTGGCGCTTATTGAATATGTCGAGTGTGACGCTAATCAGGCGGACGATGTAA
- a CDS encoding ABC transporter ATP-binding protein, with protein MKLHSDVILKVSALTKSVKTEAKTLDILHPMDLAVTAGDSLAIVGASGSGKSTLLSIIAGLDLPSSGEVFLKNQPLHQFNEEQRSAVRAQHVGFIFQQFLLINSLTALENIMLPAELAGMDNPEQLARELLAKVDLADRSEHFPSQLSGGEQQRVAIARAFISKPAILFADEPTGNLDTKTGSHIADLLFEINKQQGTTLILVTHDPKLAARCQRQVTMESGQLTETSAIAESIVTDVIAEKIIAKSSTAEQSIVKQVSE; from the coding sequence ATGAAGCTACATTCCGACGTTATATTAAAAGTAAGTGCCTTAACTAAATCAGTCAAAACAGAGGCTAAGACCTTGGATATTTTACATCCGATGGACTTAGCAGTAACCGCTGGTGACTCATTGGCGATTGTTGGCGCGTCTGGCTCAGGTAAGTCTACCCTATTGTCTATTATAGCGGGATTAGATTTACCTTCGAGCGGTGAAGTTTTTCTTAAAAACCAACCATTGCACCAATTTAATGAAGAGCAGCGCAGTGCCGTTCGTGCTCAACATGTTGGTTTTATCTTTCAACAATTCTTATTGATCAACAGTTTAACTGCATTGGAAAATATCATGTTACCGGCTGAGTTAGCGGGTATGGATAATCCAGAGCAATTAGCACGTGAATTGTTAGCCAAGGTTGATTTAGCTGATAGATCTGAACATTTCCCTTCACAACTCTCGGGTGGCGAGCAGCAGCGTGTGGCTATTGCCCGTGCTTTCATTTCTAAACCTGCGATTTTATTTGCTGATGAACCAACTGGTAACTTAGACACTAAAACGGGTTCACACATTGCAGATCTGTTGTTTGAAATTAATAAACAGCAAGGCACTACCTTGATATTGGTAACGCACGACCCGAAATTAGCCGCGCGTTGTCAGCGTCAAGTGACAATGGAAAGTGGTCAGTTAACAGAAACCAGTGCGATTGCTGAATCTATTGTCACGGACGTTATAGCAGAGAAAATTATAGCAAAGTCATCTACAGCCGAGCAATCTATAGTAAAACAGGTGAGTGAATAG
- a CDS encoding arylesterase, with translation MFKNAFKVLLLMVILLPAAHATANHKILLLGDSLSASYGMTQSEGWVTLLNQQLSEQNAPYNIINASISGETTAGGLSRLPGILAKQSIDTLIIELGGNDGLRGFPPKLIKSNLAKMVDLAHAKNIPVYVMNIRIPPNYGPRYSKMFTDVFAQVGNEKDITVLPFFMEQIAVDPSLMQNDGIHPNRFAQPKIADIMSKQLATMYNAPN, from the coding sequence ATGTTTAAAAATGCCTTTAAAGTATTATTATTGATGGTTATCTTGTTACCTGCAGCACATGCTACAGCTAACCATAAAATTTTGTTATTGGGTGACAGCCTCAGCGCGAGTTACGGTATGACACAAAGTGAAGGCTGGGTAACCCTGCTTAATCAACAGTTATCCGAGCAAAATGCACCATACAACATCATCAATGCCAGTATCAGTGGCGAGACTACCGCAGGCGGTCTATCGCGCTTACCAGGCATTTTAGCTAAGCAATCTATTGACACACTCATCATCGAACTCGGTGGTAATGACGGTTTACGTGGCTTTCCACCGAAATTAATCAAAAGCAATTTAGCAAAAATGGTTGATTTAGCCCACGCCAAAAATATTCCAGTCTACGTCATGAATATTCGTATTCCACCTAATTATGGCCCACGCTACAGTAAAATGTTCACCGATGTATTTGCTCAAGTAGGCAATGAAAAAGACATTACCGTACTGCCATTTTTCATGGAGCAGATAGCCGTTGATCCAAGCTTAATGCAAAACGATGGTATCCACCCAAACCGGTTCGCCCAGCCTAAAATAGCTGACATCATGTCAAAGCAATTAGCGACTATGTATAACGCGCCAAACTAA
- a CDS encoding DNA polymerase II, translating into MSATYLGFLLSRHSRDRNGNNELSYWLASEMGAVKLIPATQPLVMFIPQDQLTTALACLSELNPRFNYKNLQLRSFDLELMSAFYFQTSHDYHRAQELLRRKLVTVLEADIRPAERYLMERFVKGAVEFTGIPVQRKGYVEFQQAQLKPAELPDNLVDKIKQISLDIECSEHGELYSIGLYSLSPAYCPNGKPFKRVYMIGEQLDKGLAQAQIQADNNLAQDPDDEPLIHWVADEKSLLLALQAFVISYDPDIFIGWNVINFDFRLLAVRATFHNLKLALGRGGQNLHWRDGRTPQQQGFLTLHGRVVVDGIDSLKTATYSFPSFSLENIAQEILGVGKDTEDVDNRLEQITHDFHFNKPKLAKYNLQDCVLVWDIFVKTRLLDFLLLRSQLTGLELDRNGGSVLAFTNVYLPKLHRAGYIAPNLRESGVMASPGGYVMDSFPGLYDHVIVLDFKSLYPSIIRTFKIDPVGLLEGVQNPTEAIPGFRGGLFDRDKHYLPDIITELWSQRDQAKLEKDAARSQAIKILMNSFYGVLGSGGCRFYDTRLASSITMRGQEIMQTTATWIEAKGYKVIYGDTDSTFVLLDAAKFTDGDGSPAERGLQADRMGAELSEYINQQWQRHLREDYDIDCFLDIEYEVHYHKFLMPTIRGLDKGSKKRYAGLVNTKEGEKLIFKGLETVRTDWTDLAKMFQMELYHRVFHGLAVKDYVLEIVEKTLAGEFNDKLVYRKRLRQELALYVKNVPPHVKAARAADEKNRQLGQPLRYQHKAWISYVLTLSGPEAVEHQYSVLDFEHYIEKQLKPIADGILPFIGLSFDLITDQQMGLF; encoded by the coding sequence TTGTCTGCTACATATCTGGGTTTTTTATTATCGCGCCATAGCCGTGATCGTAATGGTAACAACGAATTAAGTTACTGGTTAGCGTCTGAAATGGGGGCGGTTAAATTGATCCCGGCAACTCAGCCGCTCGTCATGTTCATTCCTCAAGATCAACTGACCACGGCATTAGCGTGTTTAAGTGAGCTTAATCCACGCTTTAATTATAAAAATTTACAGCTACGTAGTTTTGATTTAGAACTGATGAGCGCGTTTTATTTCCAGACGTCCCATGACTATCATCGCGCACAAGAATTATTAAGACGTAAGCTGGTTACGGTATTAGAAGCGGATATTCGTCCGGCAGAGCGTTATCTCATGGAGCGTTTTGTGAAAGGTGCTGTCGAATTCACTGGCATACCAGTACAACGTAAAGGCTATGTTGAATTTCAACAAGCACAGCTTAAACCAGCTGAATTACCAGATAACTTAGTCGACAAAATTAAACAGATCTCGCTGGATATCGAGTGTTCAGAACATGGCGAACTTTACTCTATTGGTTTGTATTCATTAAGCCCAGCCTATTGCCCTAACGGTAAGCCTTTTAAACGGGTTTACATGATAGGCGAGCAACTTGATAAAGGTTTAGCGCAGGCACAAATACAAGCGGATAACAATTTAGCGCAAGATCCTGACGATGAGCCATTGATCCACTGGGTTGCTGACGAGAAAAGCCTATTATTGGCACTGCAAGCATTCGTGATCAGCTATGATCCGGACATCTTTATTGGTTGGAATGTCATTAATTTTGATTTTCGATTATTGGCGGTGCGCGCCACATTCCATAATCTTAAATTAGCATTGGGTCGTGGTGGCCAAAACCTGCATTGGCGCGATGGTCGCACGCCGCAACAGCAAGGCTTTTTAACCTTGCATGGTCGTGTGGTGGTTGATGGTATTGATAGTCTTAAAACTGCGACTTATAGCTTCCCAAGTTTTAGTCTCGAAAACATCGCGCAAGAAATACTCGGCGTTGGTAAAGATACCGAAGATGTTGATAACCGTTTAGAGCAGATCACCCATGACTTTCATTTCAACAAACCTAAGTTAGCCAAGTACAACCTGCAAGACTGCGTCTTAGTGTGGGATATCTTCGTTAAAACGCGCTTGTTGGATTTCTTATTATTACGCTCGCAGTTAACGGGGTTAGAATTAGATCGTAACGGTGGCTCTGTGCTGGCGTTTACGAATGTATACCTGCCGAAGTTACATCGTGCTGGTTATATTGCGCCAAACCTGCGTGAGAGTGGGGTAATGGCCAGTCCCGGCGGTTATGTCATGGATTCATTCCCGGGGTTATATGATCACGTGATCGTGTTGGATTTTAAGAGTCTGTACCCGTCGATTATTCGCACCTTCAAAATTGATCCGGTTGGGTTGTTAGAAGGGGTACAAAACCCGACAGAGGCAATCCCTGGTTTTCGTGGTGGTTTGTTTGATCGTGATAAGCATTATTTGCCCGATATTATTACCGAACTGTGGTCGCAGCGTGATCAAGCCAAGCTTGAGAAAGATGCCGCGCGTTCGCAAGCCATTAAGATTTTAATGAATTCGTTTTATGGGGTGCTAGGCTCTGGTGGTTGTCGTTTTTATGATACCCGTTTAGCTTCATCAATCACTATGCGTGGTCAAGAGATCATGCAGACAACGGCGACCTGGATTGAAGCCAAAGGCTATAAGGTTATTTATGGTGATACTGATTCTACCTTTGTATTACTTGATGCCGCTAAATTTACTGATGGTGATGGTTCGCCTGCTGAACGCGGTTTACAAGCTGATCGTATGGGCGCTGAACTGTCGGAATACATTAACCAACAATGGCAACGCCACTTACGTGAAGATTACGACATTGATTGCTTTTTAGATATTGAATATGAAGTGCATTATCACAAGTTTTTAATGCCAACCATTCGTGGTTTAGATAAAGGCAGTAAAAAACGTTATGCCGGTTTAGTTAATACCAAAGAGGGTGAAAAGCTGATCTTTAAAGGACTAGAAACTGTGCGCACCGATTGGACTGATCTGGCGAAAATGTTCCAAATGGAGTTATACCATAGAGTGTTCCATGGTTTGGCTGTTAAAGATTATGTGTTAGAAATTGTCGAGAAGACCTTGGCCGGTGAATTCAATGATAAGCTCGTTTATCGTAAACGCTTGCGCCAAGAATTGGCTTTATATGTGAAGAATGTACCACCCCATGTAAAAGCAGCACGTGCAGCGGATGAAAAAAACCGTCAATTAGGCCAACCTTTGCGTTATCAGCATAAAGCGTGGATCAGTTATGTACTCACCTTGAGTGGTCCTGAAGCGGTTGAACATCAATATTCTGTCTTGGATTTCGAGCACTATATTGAAAAACAATTAAAACCAATTGCTGATGGTATCTTGCCATTTATTGGCTTGAGTTTTGATTTGATAACCGATCAACAAATGGGATTGTTTTAA
- a CDS encoding TerD family protein — MSISLEKGQRISLEKNGQQLNKVCVGVNWGAIEKKGLFGGIKKVAVDLDASVSLYSASKDLQDLIYFGQLVSKDGSIVHSGDDTTGDLDGDDGLDNEVITVNLAQVPANVNFVAIILNSYKGQDFATIPFASVRLYEGTPTRVDQVVANYNIANDAKFSGAVSMVLGSFYRHNGAWKFKAIGEPTQDKKLEQLVKTVATSYL; from the coding sequence ATGTCTATATCGCTCGAAAAAGGTCAACGAATTAGCTTAGAAAAAAATGGTCAACAGCTGAATAAAGTATGTGTTGGTGTTAACTGGGGCGCGATTGAAAAGAAAGGCCTCTTTGGTGGCATTAAGAAAGTAGCTGTTGATTTAGATGCAAGTGTGTCCCTGTATTCAGCAAGTAAAGATTTGCAAGACCTGATCTATTTTGGACAACTAGTAAGTAAAGACGGTTCTATTGTTCACAGTGGTGATGATACAACCGGTGATCTTGATGGCGATGATGGTTTAGATAACGAAGTTATCACCGTGAATCTAGCGCAAGTACCAGCAAACGTAAACTTTGTGGCGATTATTTTAAATAGCTATAAAGGTCAAGACTTTGCAACAATCCCATTCGCAAGTGTTCGCTTGTACGAAGGTACCCCAACACGTGTTGATCAAGTAGTCGCGAATTATAACATCGCTAATGATGCTAAATTTAGTGGTGCAGTATCTATGGTTTTAGGTTCTTTTTATCGCCACAATGGCGCATGGAAGTTCAAAGCAATTGGTGAACCGACACAAGACAAAAAACTAGAGCAATTAGTAAAAACAGTGGCAACTAGTTACCTATAA
- a CDS encoding tellurite resistance TerB family protein: MSFSNFLSGLKEKTNELKDEVLKFKNKNFLHAATAGSALIAMADGSIDSAEKQKMLKLIENNDALKVFKTSDVISSFTEFLNNFDFDKDVGESKACEALNRIKDNNVEARTVMRLILAIAASDGVFDQDEKIVAIKIAKELGLNPADFEL, encoded by the coding sequence ATGAGTTTTTCAAATTTTTTATCTGGACTGAAAGAAAAGACCAATGAATTAAAAGATGAAGTTTTGAAATTTAAGAATAAAAACTTCTTACATGCTGCAACGGCAGGTTCTGCACTGATTGCAATGGCAGATGGTTCAATTGATTCAGCTGAAAAACAAAAAATGCTGAAACTAATTGAAAACAATGATGCCTTAAAAGTATTTAAAACATCTGATGTGATCAGTTCTTTCACTGAGTTTTTAAACAACTTTGATTTTGATAAAGATGTTGGTGAATCTAAAGCCTGTGAAGCATTAAACCGTATCAAAGATAACAATGTCGAAGCAAGAACTGTGATGCGCTTAATTTTAGCCATTGCCGCTTCAGATGGTGTTTTTGACCAAGATGAAAAAATCGTAGCAATTAAAATTGCAAAAGAATTAGGTTTAAACCCAGCAGACTTTGAACTTTAA
- a CDS encoding TerD family protein, protein MSVSLQKGGNVSLEKAAPGMSKCILGLGWDTRATDGVDFDLDASVFLINAEGKIRQDTDFIFYNNLKSVCGSVEHTGDNQTGEGDGDDEAIKVNLSLVPADVVKIVIGVTIHDAEARNQNFGQVSNAFMRVVNEESKTEVIRYDLSEDYSTETALLFGELYKHNGAWKFKAIGQGFAGGLAPMARQYGVNLG, encoded by the coding sequence ATGTCAGTATCATTACAAAAAGGCGGCAACGTTTCGCTAGAGAAAGCAGCACCAGGAATGAGCAAATGCATTTTAGGACTTGGCTGGGATACACGCGCTACAGATGGCGTTGATTTTGATTTAGACGCATCAGTATTTTTAATTAATGCTGAAGGTAAAATCCGTCAAGACACAGATTTTATCTTTTATAATAACCTTAAATCAGTTTGTGGCTCTGTTGAGCATACTGGTGATAACCAAACTGGTGAAGGTGACGGCGATGATGAAGCAATTAAAGTAAATTTATCATTAGTACCTGCAGATGTAGTTAAGATTGTTATTGGTGTTACGATCCATGATGCTGAAGCAAGAAACCAAAATTTTGGTCAAGTTTCAAATGCATTCATGCGTGTTGTAAACGAAGAAAGTAAAACAGAAGTGATCCGTTATGACCTTTCTGAAGATTATTCGACAGAAACTGCATTATTGTTTGGTGAGTTATACAAGCATAACGGTGCTTGGAAATTTAAAGCGATCGGACAAGGTTTTGCTGGCGGTTTAGCACCAATGGCGCGACAGTACGGCGTTAACTTAGGTTAA
- a CDS encoding HAD hydrolase family protein, with the protein MTTKSQRIIVLTDLDDSLFQTLKKIPEGVSSLPVATDRDNNPLSYMTNPQRIFFDMLVNSGAEIIPITGRNTDALERVSLPFGKYSSVSHGAIVLDDNNQVCAEWLQWLNIDTATFANLLDNINDRVQTIIHTQSLDARSRVIVDQGIPAYVSIKGMDSDLNEIYKALPEYNQHETLRFHRNGRNMAYIPAIFCKKNAAEFILKQLNVQPDDLVLTVGDSISDLPMMQTGTYAIAPLRSQLATDIFKTQLSE; encoded by the coding sequence ATGACGACTAAATCACAACGAATTATTGTATTAACAGATCTTGATGATAGCTTATTCCAAACATTAAAAAAAATCCCTGAAGGCGTATCATCACTGCCTGTAGCGACTGATAGAGATAATAACCCTTTATCATACATGACCAATCCACAACGCATATTTTTTGATATGTTGGTCAATTCAGGTGCCGAAATAATTCCGATTACCGGTCGTAATACCGATGCATTAGAAAGGGTCAGTTTACCTTTTGGTAAATATAGCTCAGTATCCCATGGTGCTATCGTACTTGATGACAATAACCAAGTTTGTGCCGAGTGGTTACAGTGGCTAAATATTGATACTGCCACATTTGCCAACTTGCTTGATAATATCAATGATCGCGTGCAAACCATTATTCATACCCAGTCATTAGATGCCCGCAGTCGCGTGATTGTAGATCAGGGTATTCCCGCATACGTGTCGATAAAAGGCATGGATTCCGACCTCAATGAGATTTACAAGGCATTACCAGAATACAATCAACATGAAACATTAAGATTTCATCGTAACGGCCGTAACATGGCCTATATTCCCGCGATATTCTGCAAGAAAAATGCGGCTGAATTTATTTTAAAACAGTTAAACGTACAACCAGATGATTTGGTTTTAACTGTCGGTGATAGCATTAGTGATTTACCTATGATGCAGACAGGTACTTATGCTATTGCACCGTTAAGAAGCCAGCTTGCGACTGATATATTTAAAACTCAATTAAGTGAATAA